The region GTGAAGCGATCGCGATCGCGCAACAGGAACGTATTGAGTATCAGCTACGAATTCAGGAAATTGAGTCACGGCGTAAAGAGTGGCGTGAGATTTCCCTCACTGAAGGCTGGGACATTGACCAGCTAATCCAAAACGCGCTTTCATTCATCCCACCACGTACCCCAGGAAGCGGTAACTACGACGAATGCCGTCAGGTGTTGATGGCGCTGGTTAACCATTATGGGGCAACGGATGCGGAAATCATCGCCGAACAGTGGTCGCCCAGCATCAAAGGCTCAACTTGGAACATCCACGCTAAGATTCGCAGTTTTAGACGTGGGGGAATCTCAATCGGTACACTGTTTCACATTGCCAAACAGTATGGCTTTCGGTTTCCTAAACGGCAGTATGAACCCAACCTCGGCAACAAAGGAGTAATTAGCCGTGAACAGTGGGAGCTTGGGCGAGTTAGAGAGGACTTGAGCAGCTTCCAAAATTTATTAAAGCAAGCGATCGCTCCATTTTCTTCGATATTTAAAGGATTTTTTGCCCCACCAACACGCAAGCCCTTACCCGAAATTGACACGCCTTCGCCCAATGTAATTATTTACAAGCCCGGCAATATCCCGTACATAACTGAAGTTACAGGCAATATCTCTATCTCCTGCCAGCCAGAAGAACACATTGCCGCATGGGTGGAAGCTGTTTCTAAGGGCTGGACGCAAATTTTAGATAATTCTCACCCTGGACTGGGTAAGTCTTACAACGCGGGGCAACTGACGGCGACCTGTTGATAAACTAATTTACCAAGATGCCAACCACAGAAACCCATCTACACTGCCCATTGAGACGAATTTCGTTGATCTGCCAGTACGTCACAACGGCTTTAAACTAGATCCCACCCGCAAAACTCCTACAGGTGAGGATTTTAAACTGTGGACTAAAGCGGGTGAGACTGCCGACACTGATGGCAATTGTCACAGAACTTACTTATTTAACGCCTTCCGCAGCAAGAATTTTAGCAGCCTCGATTTTGAAGAGAGCGGCATCAGCCCCATCTGTGGCGGTTGTTCCCTTAAAAATCAGTGCCGTTTTGCCAGTGGTGATGGTTTTGGATTCCGCTTTCAAAAGCGCACAGTTATTCAAAATTATTCCGAACTCAGAGCGCACCCAGACTCTACACCAGTTACCTTAACTAATGCTGCTGACCAAACTTTCACCGTTGGGCGGTTATGGGAAGAAGCTGGTACACTCATCAAGCCCGTGCGTAATGTTGATGTGAACCTTGGCGATTTTGAAACCACTGTGGGCAAGCTGCTACTGTTAGAACCAAATCTTCTATCACAGCTGCAACCTGCACTAAAAGTTTTACACCAACTGCTTACTCAGCAAATTAAACCGAATGACCGCTACGGCTTTGATGATGCCAGCATCCGTGCGCTGCTGCCCCCTTTCCCCACAGGCTTAGATATCGAAGCGATTCGCCAAGCCTCAGAACCTGATTTAACTTTCTTAGAAGACTTGGACTCAATTGATATTACCCAAGATAAACAACTCAAAAAAAGTTCTGCCGCTCGTTATGCTGCCAAAAAGGTAGTTAAAGACAGCGCACGAACGGCAGGCAGGGAGTTTCTTGACTTGCCTAATTACTGGTTGCCTGACTTTCTGGAAGCTTGGAAAGGTGATGGTAGTTTTCAATCTCAATGGGGTGTACTCAGCATTTACCGCCGAAACCCCAAACATACTGAATTGGCTAATTCTGCCCAATTTAATATTTATCTTGATGCCACATTCAAATCCCAGCAATTGAAATTGAAACTGGGCATCAATGATCCTGTGTTAGTCATTGAGCAACAACGCCCAGACTACGGCAATTTAAAAGTGATCAACGTCACGGGGCTGGGTAAACTGCCCAAAAATCGCTCTCTTCCACTCACCAGCCGTGTCAATGCCCTCAAAGAAACCTTGAAAAAACTCTGCCCCACCCTTGGCATTATCGATTGGAAACAGATTGCAACACAAGCCGAGGGCCGCACAGAATACGGTCACTTTGTCGATGGGCGTGGTGTTAACAGGTTTAGTGAGTGTGATGCGATCGCAAGTTTCGGCATTCCTTACCAGAACATCGGTGTTTTAGCCGCACAATATCAGGTGATGACTGGTGAACCAGTCAACCTGGAAGATAAAAACAGCGCTTTCCAAAAGTATCTCACAGACCTGATCCGTGCAGAAATCATCCAAGAGATTGGGCGATTACGCGCTCATCGTCGCTCCAATGTGGAGCTAACATTCTACTTCTGCGCTGACTATGATTTGGGTTTCCTTGATCGTGAATTACCAGGGGTGAAATTAGAAAGCGTTGATGCTTTCCAACTCTGCCCAGAAGCGGGTAACGCGAGTGAGCAAACAGGCCACGCTATAGTCAATGCTCTAACCCAACTTTGGCAGTCAAAACAGAAAATTACCCAACCGGCGATCGCCAACATTGCTGAAATCTCCCAAGCTTGGGTTAGCCGATTTACCCAGAGATGGGGGGGCTGGCAGCACTTTAAAAAATTATTACTCTTGCTATTAGATAGTCTTAATAGCGGTAGTAATAAAAATTTGGCTGACTTAGACGATGATGAAAAGTGGCTAGTCCGTACATACTTCCCGATGTTGATTGCTGAATCGGAGTCATCACTCCCAACTGTGCAAGAAGGGGTGGCAGAAGTTGCCCAAGTTTTTGATACTAGGGCGATGCGGCGAGTTTTACACAGATGTAGCCCGGCTGTTAGGGCTTCACTGCTGATGATTTTACTGAGTTGTTTGCCCACTGAAGTTTACTCAATTTCAGTTTCTTCAATCTCTGGGTCACTCGCAGAACCTGCGCTATCACCTTGAACAGTCATAAGAACTGATTCCAGACGATAACCAGCTTCCCGGATGTAATATCCAGCTGCACCCACGTCTTCAAACACGCTGTCAAATTGGGGATGAGTTGACGGAAAAATTTTTCTCAGACGTGAGCTGATTCCTGAGAGTTCTTGCTGAATTGCGATTAGTTCTTGAGTATCATCGTCCATACTTATTTACCACAAAGATAGCTGCCCCGGTGAAACATTTGATTTCCCACCTTTATGGTATAAAAGGTGACAAGCACTGCAAAGAGCTATAAGGTTGCCGCTATGGTTATTTGCTGGATTTCTATCCCAATGATGAACCTGTAGGGTATACACTCTGCGTTTTGAGCGTGTTAGATGTGATGTTTTTTCACTCTTAGGGTATGCAGTGTAACCCGCATTTTTGACAACGCCATTGGGCTTGTTGCTTAACTTCCGTGGCAATTTCTGACCAATTATCTGGGTATAGAGAATAGGTGAACGTCATCAGTCTAATTAAACTAAAGCTTTGAGAATTGTAATGCTTTCTAGCAGTACGAAAGCTTAACCAAACTGTAACCGCCTTCCTTGCTGATATTTGTCAGGAATGCGTGAGCCGATTTATCCAGCGCTGGGGGGGCTTTTGCAATGCGAAAAAATTATTACTCCTGCTATTAGATAGTCTTAATAGCAGTAGTAATAAAAATTTGGCTGACTTAGACGACATGGACAAACTAACTCAGATTGTGAATCAGCAATTATTTTAAATCCTTCACCACAAGCTTAAGATTTGCCGCTCTGATTACGCTCCAAGAAAATAGATACCATACGTTTCTGTTCTTCGACGCTAAGATTAGCTAGCTGTTGAACCAAGGGGTCATTAGTTAGATTATTAAGGACAGATGGATTCGCTTCAATCGCTTTGAAGATACGTTCTCGACTTGGTAAAGAAAGTGCAGATGCTGAACCAACTTTTTCAGGGGTTAGGATAACTTCAGAACCTCCTGATGCTAATGGAAGGCTGTATGCAAGTTGATCGTAATCACCAGTTGCTGGAGGGTCTAACTCTCCTTGAGGCAAGAAAGTTCCTCTCTGCTGCGCTGAGAGTAACAAAGTTACTGGTCCATTTGAAGAAGCTGAAATAAGTCTTAGCCTAACATAGCCTCGAAATTCAATGTTCTTATCTGAAATTACATTGTCTTCAAATATATTTGGTTGCAGTAGAAATAGTCCCGTATCTAGTGCCGGAATATTAAAAGTGTAACTACGTAAACATTGAAAGCTGCTAGGGTCTGGAACTAGTGCGGTTAGTGTCCCCAGTGTATTATCAACATCCCAGAATGCAGCTATTAAGGTAGAGCTAGAGCCAATGTCAGGAGTTCGACCTTTAAATATGAGTTGAACTTGCAAGTTGGACAAGCTAGGGTTCGAGATTGTCAAAAAATAGCCCTGAATAACAGTGCGATTCGGTGCTTCAGAGTCAGTAATAATAGGCTTGACTAGTAGTTCGTAATTGGAAACGTTGATAGTAGAAACCATTTTGATACCTTATAAACAATTGAATTAGTTAACACAAGTAGGAGATTTTACTTATAATTCAGTGAAATCTCTAGTGTTTTTTCTAACTACAACTAATGTTCAATCGATTCCGTAAATGTATTTAACTAATTCGTGCATCAAGGGGTAGTGTTACGGAAGCTGTCACCAGGGGCAAAGTAGTACATGAGTATTAAATGGGAAACTTCCCCATCACCCTGTCGTATTCTTTTTGAGCTTCCCTTATTGAGGCATCACCGTGTTACGGCGACGACTGCTTTTCTTCAACTCACCTACTAAATATTTGATTCTGCTGCCTGTCAAATTAATGCCCAGATCCTTCAGCATCTCTGAAACTTCATCATAACTGTAGCCGTACTTATCAGAGGTCAGCTTCTCAATGTACCTCCTCATCTTGCGAACAGCTTCTCTATCCGATAAATCTTCTCGCTCTTTTGGCTTCTGTTCTTTCAGTAGATTGATGGCCTTATCAATCTTCTCTTTCGTGATTACTTCTGAATTCTGATTTTCACTCATGGTTATCTCGTGAATCCCGATTAACTGATAATTATCGGCTATTTGAAATAATTTGCACCAAGAGAGTTTTCAAAATCCTACAAAAATTTGCTATTGCGGCTACGCCGAATCGCGCTTTCAGTTTGACGGCTACGCCTTAGATTTTTTAGTGTGGCAGTTTCGCTGGTCTTCTTATTCAAGGTAATGCTAAAAAATCTGCTATTACAGCTACGCTGAATTATTTTTTCGTATTGCGGCTACGCCGGACTATTATATTGTGTGGCAGCTACGCTGAATCAGAGAATTTTCATATAGCGGCTACGCCGTTTTTACTTCCTCTCTTAGGGCTACGCCGAACCAGAATTTATCGACTGCTTGATTATCTCAAATTCCAGCTACGCCGTTGCTATTCTCCTCTGTAGATTGTAGGATAGTCAGCATCACGGCTACGCCTTTGTACTCCCGCCTCCAGCCTCTCGCTGTGTCCTCCGTACATACGTAGCACGCGACACCTCCCTTACCCCCGTATTTCTGCTAGAAGCCAGCCATGCCTCAAAGCTTACGCTTTGCCTCGCTCCGCTCGGACGGCAAAGCTGGTTTAGTGGGGTTTCACCCCCCTAAAAACCCCCCTCGCAATGTCCCTCAATCTTCTCGATTTATGGCGAATCGCAAGCAGTCTAAAGCTCTAATCTGAAAGCATATTTTTCCAGTGAGATTAAGTGATATCGAATTGGATCTGCTGCGAATAAAATCACTTGACGCGGGGATGTCAGCGAGTGAACTGATGAGACGCAATGCGTTGATGCGTCCATTGCCTAAACGACTAAGTAAAATTAGCTTGCAAACATATTGGGAATTAGGACAAATCGGCAACAACCTAAACCAGCTTGTCAAGGCAACCAACACAGCGTTAAAAATTGGGCGAACTTTACCTGCAAAACCCGAACTGCTAAGAGAACTTTTAGAACTGCTACATCAGTGCAGACGAGACATTGCCTCGGATGATATTCAAGACGAAGATTCGGAAGAGTCAGAGGATGATTGGGAAGCAGACTAAGGGTAGAGGTTGAGAGCAAGCTGTTGGATTATCTAGAATCACGCGAAGATGCTAAACTAATCGGCGGCAACATGAGCGGGAGAAATGCGAGAGAATTGGCGCGGGTGTTTCTCGCTCCCGTGCGGTGTGTGCTTCACTGCCTGCCAAGTTACTGCGCTTGAGCTTTTTAATCCGTGCAATAGCGTAAGCTATGCCACTTTTTTCCTTGATTGAGTGCAATTGCGTCGCAGACCCCACGGAACCTTTTTGTTTCGACCGTCAGGGAGAAATGGCTATTGCCACCCGTCAGGGCAAAAAGGTGTAGTGGGTACACAATTATCTTAGCCACCGAGCGCGAATTTTGGCGGTAACTTCCCCCACCCCAAAAACACAGCACTCAAATTGCACTTATTTAGGGCAACTCGGCACAATCTTGCACACACTCTGCACAATTTGGTAAGCCGAAATCAGCATTTTTAGCCAGAGCGATGCACAAGTTTTAGGGGAAAACTGTGCATAGTCTGTGCAAATAAGTGCTGCTTTGCTCTATTGGAGCGCTGCTATAAAACCATCAAATTTACGCTTCTTTTGGCATGACTAATATTAATCACAAGTAAGGGCGTTGGTGGTCACAAACCTTGATTATTAACGTGTTTCTTCAACTGTTATATGGAACGCTTGGCTACTAACTCAGAGTAAAACCTGTAAAACTGTAGATGAAAGTGATTTTGAATTATTTGTGAAACACAAATGTAATATATAATAACTGTAAAACCTGGGCTAAAAAATAGCTCGAAGCTAGTGGTAACAAGCATTGTAGTTATTTTTATAAAAATAAGCAGATAGCGTAGAACTGTCGTACAACAGTCTTTGAACTGTTCTACGACATTCTTTGTCATCTGTAAAATCATTCAAAATCTGGACTGATTAAATAAAAAGACTGTTCTAGGACTGTCCTGGGGGTGTTCTAGGACTGTTCTATGACAGTTGTTGAGAGATTGTATTGAGATATACAATTCTCTAATGAAAATCGGAGAAGGTGAGAAATTGATTAGATAAATCTCAGTTGCAGTGTAAAAGAGGTCAACTGTGAGGCGACTAAAAAAATACTAATTACTGGGACTTAGTGGTGATTATAAATGTGTGGTTAGTGTTGGCTAATGATCACACTTGGGATGAAGACAATAACTGTTTGATGAATATAAAACTGCACCACTAAGGTCTGGTGGTTGGAGTGACTGAGCAGTTTTTGAAGTAGATTTGTAATATTGCAGTATTACGCATTGTCAATAAGCTGGGGTCTTATTGACAACAAAAATAGCGCGAAAAAGTGGCTGTAATTGACTATAGATAATAGTTACAGAAGATTTTTTTCCAAAACACAGTCCGGCCAAAAGGACAAAAACTGGTCATTTCTGTCCTTTTGGACGGCCGTTGACAGGTGGGCATTTGTCAACAGAACATGACAATTGAGTAGGGTTGGCGCTCATTGGACGGCCAAAAGGACAAAAAACCACTGTTTTTGTCCTTTTGGACGGCCAAAAATATTAGTGTCGGATGAGACTGATTTAATACGGTTAAACTACACCAAGTTTGCGGGGTTACGAATGTTTAGTGTAGTTGTTGCGTTAGACGAGTTTCTGTTTCAGTTAACGCTAAATATATAGAATGGCTCCTGAATTCACAGTGGAAATTTCAGATTCACTTACTGAAGAAGTTGATTGATTGAGCGGGATTTTTGAAGTACAGTTGCAACACAAATGTATTATATATTCTCAATAATTTTAGAGTTATTGAGAATGAGCCAGTTTGATAAAAATGGCTAAAAGCTAATTGGTGTATGTATTAGATACCAATTTTTTGGTCAAAGCGATGTTCTAAATAGCAGACATTTTGTAGTGAATAATCAAAGTTCCTTGACAGCTATAACAGTTAAAAGCGTGTATAGGCTGTGCAAAATAGCAGACATTTTGCACAGGAATCGGGGTTTTAGGTGCAAAATGTCTGCTATTTGTAACTGTGATTAATCAGACAATTTCACTACTTAAAACAAGTTTCATCTCTATTAACAAGCGTGGAGATTGTAAAAGGAACAATTTCTATTCAGGCATGAAGAAAAAAAATCGGATGTTAAGTGGGGTGGGTTAAGTGAATGAAAGAATTATTGAAGCACAATTGCAACACAAGTGTATTATATATTCTCAATAATTTTGAAGTTATTGAGAATGAATCCAGCGTTCAAAATTTGCTGTAAGTCATAATCAGTAAGCATTACGCCCGAATTTTTCGCAAAAAGTCTTATGCTCAACTGGTAGCTGTAGGGCTACTCTATAGCTACCAGTTGGGGAATCATCAAATTTTCAACAACTCGCTTTTTTACTACTCAACTGGTAGCTGTGTGTCACCAGTTGAGCTACCCAACAGCTACCACTTGGGCGAGGTATTTAGAACTACTATTTCAATACTGCTAATCTACATAAAAGCTATGTAATAAGTGGTGTTTACAGCAAGCTTTGGTGTAACTAAAAAGTGGAGTGCAGCTTTTCGGTTACAAATGTAGTATAAAGTAATATGAAAAAGTAGAGTTTTGCTCAAAATGGGGTGGATCTAGCGAAGCTGTCATGAGGGGCAAGATAGCTGGAAACTATTGCTATATCTACGCCTAGTAGCCAGCTTCCTCTTTGTGTTTGACTTTCTAATAACCAGCCGGGGTCTGACATTGCTCTTGGGTGTGTAAATGTCTTGAGTTTGCAGAATACAACATTCGCGGATACGGCAAGCACTAAACAGGCAGACACCGAACAAAGCGCGATCGCGGTTATTGTCTAAGCCATCGCTAAAGATTAGCTGTATCTCTTGCTGAGTGAGAACTTTGGCGCGTCCATGCCGATTGATTTTCATTGCCAGACTTGTAGACCCTGTGATCCACAGCCTACAACGATTGGACACAGATTAACTGGAATTGCTTGACCGATATTAGCGATCGCCTGTTCTTTATCTGAAACAAGCCATAAGGTAAATATCTAAAGGTATTGATTTTGAAAAATAAAACTTACAGCTTTTTTACTAAATCATCAATTTTGTCGCGACATAACTTTCTTTGCTCTAGAGAGACTTGTATACTCTTTTCATCATACACTTCATAAGTACTTTCAATCATCTTACTTAAAGGCATACCTTGGTTAGCTGCAACTACACCAGCACTGTTAAAATCACGTAATTCAAAGCTAAATGAACTTTCAAAATCTGTCTGATTATTTATAGGAGTATCACTAAAAATAAATCTATTAGGATATTTTTCGTATTGCTCATACATCTTTTTAATTGCTTCATTTGATACTGCTTTAAATGCCCAAGCGGTTCCTGTTTTCTGTGTAAATCTATTGCCTAGCAACAATGAAATTTTTGGTCTTTCAATACTAAAATCATTTGCTTTGGAAGCAAAAGTGTATTTGCCATAAACAGGATGCTTTTGTTCTGTTCCCCATATAAGATTGAAGAGTCCAGTTATTGCAAATATAGATGAATCATCTGCATTTATAGGAACTAATAAATATTCTCCAGCTAAGATTGCTATCTGTGTATAAACTGAAAAGCTTGGATTTGTATCAATAAAGAACGTACACGGTCTAGGACTATTAATCTGCTTTTTAGTCAAGCTTTTAATAATTGAATGTATTTTTTCCCAAGGTTTATCATTCTCAGATAATGGTATTGCATTAGCTCTTTCTGATAATAAAGGGGCAATCAACTCAAGATTGCCATCCCCTGATAATAAATACATATTTTCAGGTAAGTATTTATTTTCATCAGATATTTTTATAATGTAATTTTGTAAATTACTAACATCAAAACCAAGTATACTGTTGGTTATGTATCCAACTACTGTTTTAGGTATTGATTGAGATATAAGAGATTGAAGATTAGTTTCTCCTATTTTACCACCACCTAAAAGTATCATTGAAACATTAGCTTGTGGACACATATCAATGACTACTATATCTCTATCCGGGTTTTTTGCAGCGTAAGCAGAAGCAACATGAAATGTTATAGTGCTTTTACCAACGCCACCTTTATTGTTCCATATTACGTAACTTTTATTTTCCATGTTATATTTTCAACAAAATAATACCTGCAATTATACTGTCTATTTGCATTCTGGCAATAGTTAAAAAAATTGTGCTGAAATTTGGGCAGTTAAGCCAGGGAAAAAACGCTCTTCTAGAGTCAGTACAAGGGGCATGAAAAATCTTAGATATGGTTAGCAATATGTTGTAAACCTAACCTATCTTCCTCATAAGGCATTATATGAATTGGTACAACCAATTCTTTATGAACAGGATGTGCCGTAAAAAACCTTTTTGACCAATTAGCTTTTACATCTATGCCTGAAGAAAGTGCTTCTATTACTCCGTCCACTTTACTCTCTTCCAGGGTATAAATCTCCAGCGTGATCATAGTTTCTCGCATAATTATCGGCAGATTGGCAGCGACATTGACATGAGTAATAGAGAACTGTAAAGGGATAAAATTTATTGCTAACCTGCCAAATTTAGCATCCTCAATTACTTTTAAGTCTTTTAGTTCCAGGGCTGTAAAGTGAAAAGGTTCTTCTCCTATTTGTGCGGACACCTCTAACCCAAAATCAGGTATAAAAGTGGATGGCAACAGCGCATCGTTCTTTTTCTTAGCAAGCTGGATTGCCTGCTTTACCGTTGCTGATGTACCGTAGGTATCACCTAAAATCTGTTTGCGTCGTTTTGCTTCTCCCATTCGGCTATAACCTATATCATCACAATTTTAAATAAAACAGCAGCCTCGGACAAAAATAAACAGTACCGATTGCCCGATCAACAGTTATCTTTAATTGTAACGGGGCAGGTAAACAAACTCACTTATGAGCCGAATCATCGCAGTTTTTAATCAGGCGGGAGGTGTTGCCAAAACCACCCTTACCCAAAACTTGGGCTACCAAATAGCGCAATTGGGTCATCGCGTTCTGCTCATCGATATAGACCCCCAAGCCAGCTTAACCATTTTTATGGGCTTGGTTCCAAGAGAGATAGAGCAAACCGTCAACAATGCCATTGTGGATGAACAACCCCTGCCAATTCATGAGGGGATTCATGGTATGGATTTAGCCCCTGCCAACATCTCTCTGAGTACGGCAGAAATGCAATTGGTTAGTGCTTCAATGCGCGATTTCCGCCTAAAAGAAGCCATCGAACCAATTGAATCCGATTACGATTTTATATTAATAGATTGCCCTCCCAGCTTAGGGCTACTAAGTTACATCTCTCTTG is a window of Nostoc flagelliforme CCNUN1 DNA encoding:
- a CDS encoding PriCT-2 domain-containing protein → MSPLQQSHNSVSAQSAGQSETFSAVKTKLELIESRIIKFAFNATGTNKDWDFKKLAGNFIDVEGTLADVQEHIKAGHAICAGLLNGKWRSKANIIGSQWLLLDIDNSNIARDAYDLPIKDENGNYIKIYDHQLTISEALAHPFIKKHCALIYTTASHKPEWHKFRLVFLLPEYVQGADTVEACTRFLMQQLPHDPACKDASRVFYGSTEAEFPLVNPQATLPAEWISEAIAIAQQERIEYQLRIQEIESRRKEWREISLTEGWDIDQLIQNALSFIPPRTPGSGNYDECRQVLMALVNHYGATDAEIIAEQWSPSIKGSTWNIHAKIRSFRRGGISIGTLFHIAKQYGFRFPKRQYEPNLGNKGVISREQWELGRVREDLSSFQNLLKQAIAPFSSIFKGFFAPPTRKPLPEIDTPSPNVIIYKPGNIPYITEVTGNISISCQPEEHIAAWVEAVSKGWTQILDNSHPGLGKSYNAGQLTATC
- a CDS encoding plasmid mobilization protein; the encoded protein is MRLSDIELDLLRIKSLDAGMSASELMRRNALMRPLPKRLSKISLQTYWELGQIGNNLNQLVKATNTALKIGRTLPAKPELLRELLELLHQCRRDIASDDIQDEDSEESEDDWEAD
- a CDS encoding ParA family protein, with the translated sequence MENKSYVIWNNKGGVGKSTITFHVASAYAAKNPDRDIVVIDMCPQANVSMILLGGGKIGETNLQSLISQSIPKTVVGYITNSILGFDVSNLQNYIIKISDENKYLPENMYLLSGDGNLELIAPLLSERANAIPLSENDKPWEKIHSIIKSLTKKQINSPRPCTFFIDTNPSFSVYTQIAILAGEYLLVPINADDSSIFAITGLFNLIWGTEQKHPVYGKYTFASKANDFSIERPKISLLLGNRFTQKTGTAWAFKAVSNEAIKKMYEQYEKYPNRFIFSDTPINNQTDFESSFSFELRDFNSAGVVAANQGMPLSKMIESTYEVYDEKSIQVSLEQRKLCRDKIDDLVKKL
- a CDS encoding DUF2839 family protein, encoding MGEAKRRKQILGDTYGTSATVKQAIQLAKKKNDALLPSTFIPDFGLEVSAQIGEEPFHFTALELKDLKVIEDAKFGRLAINFIPLQFSITHVNVAANLPIIMRETMITLEIYTLEESKVDGVIEALSSGIDVKANWSKRFFTAHPVHKELVVPIHIMPYEEDRLGLQHIANHI
- a CDS encoding ParA family protein, with the protein product MSRIIAVFNQAGGVAKTTLTQNLGYQIAQLGHRVLLIDIDPQASLTIFMGLVPREIEQTVNNAIVDEQPLPIHEGIHGMDLAPANISLSTAEMQLVSASMRDFRLKEAIEPIESDYDFILIDCPPSLGLLSYISLVAATHVLVPLETHFKAFEGTGELLKTVATVRNKPNRKLQIAGFVPTKYDARNSQDTRTLAAITEQLASAGTVFAPIPRSTAFVDASEERMPLAVYDPKHPSVAILKKIAVSLESLK